One window of Watersipora subatra chromosome 3, tzWatSuba1.1, whole genome shotgun sequence genomic DNA carries:
- the LOC137391760 gene encoding innexin unc-9-like, whose product MTLLEALYPLTEVSGLNRRYDDDCVDRLNSRYTMFIFIVLGIIISTRQYVGDSISCWAPAEFSHEWIEYTNKICWISNTYYVPMDEAIPNRDDNKDVKIAYYQWVPIVIFLQAILCLAPSMVWQTLNNQSGINVNKIVSVVTGKKHGGYGVGENTIKYIVKNLDRALRSQQEYRTGCFANLRQSIARNCFIICGKRYGNYLIMLYLFVKILYIANGIGQLFLLNAFLGDGYYLYGVEVVKDIAQGKNWTTSPRFPRVTLCDFDIRALGNRIHSYTVQCALPINLFNEKVYIFIWFWLVFISIATVLNFVLWMWTLFRRNRRQYVHKYLKIMHKNFAKDDCTPSKEFCEDYLRQDGIFVLRMIAKNTNDVVVGWIIQEMWEHYKKYHPQTSKKLSEDV is encoded by the coding sequence ATGACTCTCCTCGAAGCTCTCTATCCGTTGACGGAAGTCTCCGGATTGAATCGACGGTATGATGACGACTGCGTCGACCGTCTCAACAGCCGATATACAATGTTTATCTTCATAGTACTGGGTATCATTATCAGCACTCGTCAGTATGTCGGTGACTCAATATCGTGCTGGGCACCAGCAGAGTTTTCTCATGAATGGATCGAATATACCAACAAAATCTGTTGGATCAGCAATACCTACTACGTGCCGATGGATGAGGCGATACCAAACCGAGATGATAATAAGGATGTAAAAATTGCTTACTACCAGTGGGTGCCTATCGTGATCTTTTTGCAAGCTATTCTCTGTTTAGCGCCGAGTATGGTATGGCAAACGCTGAACAATCAGAGTGGGATTaacgtaaacaaaattgtgtcgGTAGTGACTGGAAAAAAACACGGCGGCTATGGAGTAGGAGAGAATACTATTAAGTATATTGTCAAAAATTTAGACAGAGCCCTCCGATCACAACAAGAGTATCGTACAGGATGTTTTGCCAACCTTCGCCAAAGCATCGCTCGAAACTGCTTCATCATATGTGGAAAACGATATGGAAACTATTTAATAATGCTCTAtctatttgttaaaattttgtaCATCGCAAATGGAATCGGACAGCTGTTCCTATTAAACGCTTTCTTAGGCGATGGGTACTACTTGTACGGAGTAGAGGTAGTAAAAGATATAGCTCAAGGTAAGAACTGGACGACGTCTCCAAGGTTTCCTCGAGTAACTCTTTGCGATTTTGATATCCGAGCTCTTGGCAATCGAATACACTCATACACCGTGCAGTGTGCCTTACCTATAAACCTTTTCAATGAAAAGGTTTACATATTTATCTGGTTTTGGCTGGTATTCATTTCTATAGCGACTGTTCTGAACTTTGTTCTGTGGATGTGGACACTTTTCAGAAGGAACCGCCGACAGTATGTGCATAAATATCTTAAAATAATGCACAAGAATTTCGCAAAGGATGATTGCACACCTTCAAAAGAATTCTGCGAAGACTACCTACGGCAGGACGGCATATTCGTGCTCAGGATGATCGCTAAAAACACGAATGACGTGGTTGTAGGATGGATAATACAAGAAATGTGGGAACATTATAAAAAGTACCATCCACAAACCTCAAAGAAACTTTCTGAAGACGTTTAG
- the LOC137391469 gene encoding innexin unc-9-like — protein sequence MALLEALYPLTEVSGFNIRYDADCVDRLNSRYTVLIFMVLGIIISTRQYVGDVISCWAPAQFPDKWFEYTDRVCWISNTYYVPMDEAIPNLDDNKKVKIAYYQWVPIVIFLQAILCFAPSMVWQTLNNQSGINVNEIVSVVSGAKYGGYGVGENTIKYIVKNLDRALRSQQEYRTGCFVNFRQSIARNCFIICGKRYGNYLITFYLFVKILYIANGIGQLFLLNAFLGDGYYLYGVEVVRDMARGKNWTTSQRFPRVTLCDFDIRALGNRIHSYTVQCALPINLFNEKVYIFIWFWLVFMSIANVLNFVLWMWTLFSRNRRQYVRKYLKIMHKNFAKDDCTPSKEFCEDYLRQDGIFVLRLIAKNTNDVVVGWIIQEMWERYKKHHPQTSKKLSEEV from the coding sequence ATGGCTCTCCTTGAAGCTCTCTATCCGTTGACAGAAGTCTCCGGGTTTAATATACGGTATGATGCTGACTGCGTCGACCGTCTCAACAGCCGATATACAGTGCTTATCTTCATGGTACTGGGTATCATTATCAGCACTCGTCAGTATGTCGGTGACGTAATATCGTGCTGGGCACCGGCACAGTTTCCCGATAAATGGTTTGAATATACTGACAGAGTTTGCTGGATCAGCAATACCTACTACGTGCCGATGGATGAAGCGATACCAAACTTAGACGATAACAAGAAGGTGAAAATCGCTTACTACCAGTGGGTGCCTATCGTGATCTTTCTGCAGGCTATTCTCTGTTTTGCGCCGAGTATGGTATGGCAAACGCTGAACAATCAGAGTGGGATTAACGTAAACGAAATTGTGTCAGTAGTGAGTGGAGCAAAATACGGTGGCTATGGAGTAGGAGAGAATACTATTAAGTATATTGTCAAAAATTTAGACAGAGCCCTCCGATCACAACAGGAGTATCGTACAGGATGTTTTGTCAACTTTCGCCAAAGCATCGCTCGAAACTGCTTCATCATTTGTGGAAAACGATATGGAAACTATTTGATAACGTTCTACCTATTTGTTAAAATCCTATACATCGCAAATGGAATCGGACAGCTGTTCCTATTAAACGCTTTCTTAGGCGATGGGTACTACTTGTACGGAGTAGAGGTAGTAAGAGATATGGCTCGAGGTAAAAACTGGACGACTTCTCAAAGATTTCCTCGAGTAACTCTTTGCGATTTTGATATTCGCGCTCTTGGCAATCGAATACACTCATACACCGTGCAGTGTGCCTTACCCATAAATCTTTTTAATGAAAAGGTTTACATATTTATTTGGTTTTGGCTGGTATTCATGTCTATAGCGAATGTTCTGAACTTTGTTCTGTGGATGTGGACACTTTTCAGCAGGAACCGCCGGCAGTATGTTCGTAAATATCTTAAAATAATGCACAAGAATTTCGCAAAGGATGATTGCACACCATCAAAAGAGTTTTGTGAAGACTACCTACGACAAGACGGCATATTCGTGCTCAGACTGATTGCTAAAAACACGAATGACGTGGTTGTAGGATGGATAATACAAGAAATGTGGGAACGTTATAAAAAACACCATCCACAAACTTCAAAGAAACTTTCTGAGGAAGTCTAG
- the LOC137391468 gene encoding innexin unc-9-like — MALLEALYPLTEVSRFRRRYDDDCIDRLNNRYTMFIFIVLGIIISTRQYVGDPISCWAPAQFPHEWVEYTNKICWISNTYYVPMDEAIPNIDDNKDFKIAYYQWVPIMIFLQAIFCFAPSMLWKKLNNQSGIHVNKIVSVVGGAEHGSPEVRDKTIRYIVRNLDRALRSQREYRTGCFANCRQTIARNCFIICGKRYGNYLIMLYLFVKILYIANGIGQLFLLNAFLGDGYYLYGVEVVRDMARGKNWTTSQRFPRVTLCDFDIRALGNRIHPYTVQCALPINLFNEKVYIFIWFWLVFISIATILNFVLWMWTLFRRNRRQYVRKYLKIMHKNFAKGDYTPSKDFCEDYLRQDGIFVLRLIAKNTNDVVVGEIIQAMWEYYKKHHSQSSNKLSEEV; from the coding sequence ATGGCTCTCCTTGAAGCTCTCTATCCATTGACAGAAGTTTCCAGATTTAGACGACGGTATGATGACGACTGCATTGACCGTCTTAACAATCGATATACGATGTTTATTTTCATAGTACTGGGGATCATTATCAGCACTCGTCAATACGTGGGTGACCCAATATCATGCTGGGCACCGGCGCAGTTTCCTCATGAATGGGTTGAATATACTAACAAAATCTGTTGGATTAGTAATACCTACTACGTACCGATGGATGAGGCGATACCCAACATAGACGATAACAAGGATTTCAAGATCGCTTACTACCAGTGGGTGCCTATTATGATCTTTCTGCAGGCGATCTTCTGTTTTGCGCCGAGTATGCTATGGAAAAAGTTAAACAATCAGAGTGGGATTCATGTAAATAAGATCGTATCCGTAGTGGGTGGAGCGGAACACGGAAGTCCAGAAGTAAGGGATAAAACCATTAGATATATTGTCAGAAATTTAGATAGAGCCCTTCGATCACAAAGAGAGTATCGGACAGGGTGTTTCGCAAACTGTCGCCAAACAATCGCTCGAAACTGCTTCATCATTTGTGGAAAACGGTATGGAAACTATTTGATAAtgctttatttatttgttaaaatcCTGTACATCGCAAATGGAATCGGACAGCTGTTCCTATTAAACGCTTTCTTAGGCGATGGGTACTACTTGTACGGAGTAGAGGTAGTAAGAGATATGGCTCGAGGTAAAAACTGGACGACTTCTCAAAGATTTCCTCGAGTAACTCTTTGTGATTTTGATATCCGAGCTCTTGGCAATCGAATACACCCATACACAGTGCAGTGTGCCTTACCCATAAACCTTTTCAATGAAAAAGTTTACATATTTATCTGGTTTTGGCTGGTATTCATTTCTATAGCAACCATTTTGAATTTTGTTTTGTGGATGTGGACACTTTTCAGAAGGAACCGCCGACAGTATGTTCGTAAATATCTTAAAATAATGCACAAGAATTTTGCCAAAGGAGATTATACACCATCAAAAGACTTCTGCGAAGACTACCTACGACAGGATGGCATATTCGTGCTCAGACTGATTGCTAAAAACACGAATGACGTGGTTGTAGGGGAGATAATACAAGCgatgtgggaatattacaaaaaacatcattcacaatcatcaaataaactttCTGAAGAAGTCTAG